The proteins below are encoded in one region of Nocardioides marmorisolisilvae:
- the serS gene encoding serine--tRNA ligase, protein MIDPRLLRDDPDLLRAAQEKRGLSADAVDRALAADTARRAAIVDYEQLRAEQKAASKLIPQAQGTEKAELLTRTKRLAADVKEAEAVQARAEEDWREALKAIPNPAADEAPAGGEDDYVVLETVGTPRDFAAEGFSPRDHIELGRMLGAIDLERGAKVSGSRFYFLTGIGAQLEFALVNLAMEQAREAGFTQVIAPSLVKPRAMEGTGFLGQAADDVYRIEGEDMYLVGTSEVAMAAYHSDEILDADTLPLRYAAFSPCFRKEAGSHGLDTKGIIRVHWFDKVEMFVYTTLEQAAAEHQRLLGWEKAFLDKLELAYRVIDTAAGDLGLSAQRKFDCEAWIPTQGRYRELTSTSNCTDFQSRRLDIRTRVPSPRPGEGAAGSGQAMQTVPVATLNGTLTAIPRAIVAILETHQQADGSIRVPQALQPWLQGREVLEPVAGG, encoded by the coding sequence GTGATCGACCCACGGCTCCTCCGCGACGACCCCGACCTGCTGCGTGCTGCCCAGGAGAAGCGGGGGCTGTCCGCGGACGCCGTCGACCGGGCGCTGGCCGCGGACACTGCCCGGCGGGCGGCGATCGTCGACTATGAGCAGCTGCGCGCGGAGCAGAAGGCGGCCAGCAAGCTGATCCCGCAGGCACAGGGCACCGAGAAGGCCGAGCTCCTCACCCGCACCAAGCGGCTGGCCGCTGACGTCAAGGAGGCGGAGGCGGTCCAGGCACGCGCCGAGGAGGACTGGCGCGAGGCGCTGAAGGCGATCCCCAATCCCGCGGCCGACGAGGCACCAGCCGGCGGGGAGGACGACTACGTCGTACTGGAGACCGTCGGGACGCCGCGCGACTTCGCCGCCGAGGGCTTCTCGCCTCGCGACCACATCGAGCTGGGCCGGATGCTCGGCGCCATCGACCTCGAGCGCGGCGCCAAGGTGTCCGGCTCGCGCTTCTACTTCCTCACCGGCATCGGCGCCCAGCTGGAGTTCGCCCTGGTGAACCTCGCCATGGAGCAGGCGCGGGAGGCCGGCTTCACCCAGGTGATCGCTCCGTCGTTGGTCAAGCCGCGGGCGATGGAGGGCACCGGCTTCCTCGGCCAGGCGGCCGACGACGTCTACCGGATCGAGGGCGAGGACATGTACCTCGTCGGGACCTCCGAGGTGGCGATGGCGGCGTACCACTCCGACGAGATCCTCGACGCGGACACACTGCCGTTGCGGTACGCCGCGTTCAGCCCGTGCTTCCGCAAGGAGGCCGGCTCGCATGGCTTGGACACCAAGGGCATCATCCGGGTGCACTGGTTCGACAAGGTGGAGATGTTCGTCTACACGACGCTGGAGCAGGCCGCGGCGGAGCACCAGCGACTGCTCGGCTGGGAGAAGGCCTTCCTGGACAAGCTCGAGCTCGCCTACCGAGTCATCGACACCGCTGCTGGTGACCTGGGGCTCAGTGCCCAGCGGAAGTTCGACTGCGAGGCGTGGATCCCCACCCAAGGCAGGTACCGCGAGCTCACGTCGACGTCGAACTGCACCGACTTCCAATCGCGTCGTCTCGACATCCGCACTCGGGTGCCCTCCCCGCGTCCTGGCGAGGGCGCCGCCGGATCGGGGCAGGCGATGCAGACCGTCCCGGTCGCGACCCTGAACGGCACCCTGACCGCTATCCCGCGAGCGATCGTGGCCATCCTCGAGACCCACCAGCAGGCGGATGGCTCGATCCGGGTGCCCCAGGCCCTGCAGCCGTGGCTGCAGGGCCGCGAGGTGCTGGAGCCGGTGGCTGGTGGTTGA